A window of Babesia microti strain RI chromosome III, complete genome contains these coding sequences:
- a CDS encoding inositol-1,4,5-trisphosphate 5-phosphatase (overlaps_old_locusTagID:BBM_III01705) → MYEGGNSDESSLDSLSEHGENKSLDDRSISFGVDTEYLYEREVKVNSMEDRHRYDIYFYHKWILIKRPNVTTDLNLWIDRETCECKECYGSPASPGECPIIRECAYAILGVLRISLSTYLVIVTQETFVTTINLPGRHKISVYMIASAVCLAISPMGVGAVDEYIVPSPGAIKKSIGTATNWISQHFKLGLDRDSTGSEDYRSEIKRQILLVERLLENGFYYSINEDLGVKFQDLYTHETYKFNSCTTASSNLYNTSKCNVNHDTGSAADTDDELFDFMKNCNKNVPENNDPYKNDNNNKSDTASSRLDSNAASDVKFQKKLFEKHCKCVWSSSGNDSFKWNLNMGIGFPCCWLTSVIQGYYASQTTLTPQGELTLILIGRRSIYKPGTRITCRGIDDKGHVANFVETELAVILPNGHLSSVVMCRGSVPIFWEQTGVMSSPNVTHCVEMLKRPFLTHFSELCSQYGDILCVNLLNDRWELCLTEAYSNVLQCVNRRFLLNQFGGGDAINDKSSERVNLFDLPESTSNSNTGIGIGTNNKFGVDVNNLESDGMNDGQKNSPVEELQCLISYPFTGDLSECSISLINYNFASNVNIFNNAVDLIEYITTMLVTFMDDHQQLMVDNKGKVLTKQKGCIRVNCLDCLDRTNAFQWCYGWVWLIRILESIPLTGYTNTDITINDARNASRPLKLPEIYKVFWSEYGDAISLFYAGTASTYSSYILQGSNNISVAFNVARTYIERIRSHMLEDQQRSEAMELILAKHQHKEIVTKCMEDVILSEHADDESASLKIWCGTWNIAGMRMQECDDLQDWLNYGTPRCDIYAFFIQELVELTTFRVLTNWTDPTKEHMLEERFKSVLKGFRISYLKIRSISLLGLCLVIYVKSSLVDSITNVDVSSIKTGLNGNYGNKGAVAVRMRLNSHNLSFVNVHLPPGRSNSNERLEQMDFIIHNIFQDNKPAYRLLDRDLVFIGGDFNFRLQIPHDDILKYLCKLNLSTLLEHDEFVNHKKNGVSPFNFMNEQEITFQPSYKFKKNSPFYDLRRSPAWCDRILFFSPIKQQITPLSYKRHERYCSSDHKPISAIFQVA, encoded by the exons ATGTATGAAGGCGGTAATTCGGATGAGTCATCACTAGACTCGTTGTCTGAGCACGGGGAAAACAAATCTTTGGATGATAGATCCATAAGTTTTGGTGTGGACACTGAGTATTTATATGAGCGAGAGGTTAAAGTAAATAGTATGGAGGATAGGCATAGgtatgatatttatttttaccATAAATGGATTTTGATTAAACGCCCAAATGTCACAACtgatttgaatttatgGATTGACCGGGAGACATGTGAATGTAAGGAATGTTATGGATCTCCAGCGTCTCCAGGCGAATGTCCAATAATTAGGGAATGTGCATATGCAATTCTTGGTGTATTACGAATTTCCCTGTCGACATACCTAGTAATAGTTACCCAGGAAACATTTGTCACGACGATAAATTTGCCGGGAAGACATAAAATAAGCGTTTATATGATTGCATCTGCTGTCTGTTTAGCAATCTCACCCATGGGAGTGGGAGCAGTGGATGAATACATTGTTCCATCGCCAGGAGCAATAAAAAAGTCAATTGGAACTGCTACAAATTGGATTTCAcaacattttaaattagGTTTGGATAGGGATTCAACTGGATCAGAGGATTATCGCAGTGAAATTAAGCGACAGATACTTTTAGTTGAAAGGTTGCTTGAGAATGGCTTTTATTACTCTATTAACGAAGATTTGGGGGTTAAATTTCAGGATCTATATACGCATGAAACTTACAAATTCAACAGTTGTACAACTGCAAGCTCTAACTTGTACAATACCTCCAAATGTAATGTCAATCATGACACTGGTTCTGCTGCAGATACAGATgatgaattgtttgattttatgaaaaacTGTAATAAAAACGTCCCTGAAAATAATGATCCATACAAAAATgacaacaataataaatcgGATACCGCATCTAGTAGGCTAGATTCCAATGCGGCTAGTGATGTTAAATTTcagaaaaaattgtttgaaaaGCATTGTAAATGTGTATGGTCCAGCTCTGGGAATGATTCCTTCAAGTGGAATCTCAATATGGGCATAGGCTTTCCTTGCTGCTGGCTAACCAGTGTGATACAGGGTTATTATGCTAGTCAAACAACGCTTACGCCACAGGGAGAATTGACTTTGATACTTATCGGCCGTAGGTCTATCTACAAACCGGGTACAAGAATCACATGTAGAGGAATAGACGATAAGGGTCATgtggcaaattttgtagAGACAGAATTGGCAGTAATTCTACCCAATGGTCACTTATCATCTGTTGTTATGTGCAGAGGTTCGGTGCCAATTTTCTGGGAGCAAACCGGTGTAATGTCGTCTCCAAATGTAACACATTGTGTTGAGATGCTAAAGCGTCCATTTCTGACTCATTTTAGTGAGTTGTGCAGCCAATATGGTGATATTTTATGTGTAAACTTGCTAAATGACAGGTGGGAGCTTTGTCTCACTGAAGCGTATTCTAATGTTCTCCAATGTGTAAACAGAAGGTTTTTACTTAATCAGTTTGGAGGTGGCGATGctattaatgataaatcaaGTGAGAGGGtcaatttgtttgatttACCTGAATCAACATCTAATTCTAACACTGGCATTGGTATTGGGactaataataaatttggtGTTGAcgttaataatttagaaagTGATGGAATGAATGATGGTCAGAAAAATTCACCTGTTGAAGAATTGCAGTGTTTGATATCATATCCCTTTACCGGAGATCTCTCTGAATGCTCTATTTctttaataaattacaatttcGCTTCCAAtgtaaacatttttaacaaCGCCGTTGATCTGATTGAATACATAACTACAATGTTGGTAACGTTTATGGACGACCACCAACAATTAATGGTGGACAATAAAGGTAAAGTATTGACCAAGCAAAAGGGTTGTATTAGGGTTAATTGTTTGGATTGTTTAGATCGTACTAATGCCTTTCAGTGGTGTTACGGATGGGTTTGGTTGATAAGGATACTTGAATCAATTCCGCTTACAG GTTATACCAACACTGACATAACCATTAACGATGCAAGAAACGCGTCGAGGCCCCTAAAATTGCCCGAGATATACAAGGTTTTTTGGAGCGAATATGGCGATGCAATAAGCCTTTTTTACGCCGGAACTGCTTCTACCTATTCATCGTATATATTACAAGGGTCAAATAACATTTCTGTCGCGTTTAACGTTGCTCGTACATACATCGAACGCATCAGGAGTCATATGCTGGAAGATCAGCAGCGTTCGGAGGCTATGGAGCTTATCTTGGCTAAACATCAACATAAAGAGATAGTGACTAAATGTATGGAAGATGTTATTTTATCGGAACATGCGGACGATGAATCGGCCAGTTTGAAGATCTGGTGTGGGACGTGGAATATCGCCGGAATGCGCATGCAGGAGTGCGATGACTTGCAAGATTGGCTGAACTATGGCACTCCACGTTGTGATATTTACGCCTTTTTCATTCAAGAACTT GTTGAGCTGACTACTTTCCGCGTGTTAACCAATTGGACTGACCCAACCAAGGAGCATATGTTGGAAGAGCGGTTTAAGTCAGTCCTAAAGGGATTTCGCATATCTTACCTGAAAATACGCTCAATATCGCTATTAGGATTGTGCCTTGTTATATACGTTAAATCATCCCTTGTTGACTCTATTACTA ACGTTGACGTAAGTAGCATAAAGACTGGGTTGAATGGTAACTATGGGAACAAAGGAGCGGTTGCTGTCAGGATGAGGTTGAACTCACataatttgtcatttgtTAACGTTCATTTACCTCCAG GCCGTTCAAATTCTAATGAGAGGTTGGAGCAAATGGATTTTATCATCCATAACATATTTCAGGATAACAAGCCAGCTTACAGATTATTGGATAGGGACTTGGTGTTTATTGGCGGTGACTTCAACTTTAGACTGCAGATTCCCCACGATGATATCCTCAAGTACTTGTGTAAACTAAATCTTTCAACACTTCTGGAACATGACGAATTTGTCAATCACAAGAAAAACGGCGTTTCCCCATTCAACTTCATGAATGAACAAGAAATTACCTTTCAACCTAGCTATAAGTTCAAGAAGAACTCGCCCTTCTACGATCTACGTAGATCCCCTGCTTGGTGTGATCGAATCCTTTTCTTCAGCCCTATCAAGCAACAAATAACGCCACTTAGCTATAAGAGGCATGAAAGATATTGCTCCAGTGATCACAAACCCATTTCGGCCATTTTCCAAGTTGCCTAA
- a CDS encoding hypothetical protein (overlaps_old_locusTagID:BBM_III01665;~overlaps_old_locusTagID:BBM_III01670;~overlaps_old_locusTagID:BBM_III01675) codes for MMDRFVLYKDHNEIQTNTLLYELLKNPPISKLSFSDFKTFVFYTLPFLQTLSEIVIFLRIFYSIYHTQVIPDGLRLILPFIILCFSTLLLFINRSGQGLNEVCRLMIVVIISIEILQSIIGNLISSVSDDTIYAVSVFLIIIKMASCGKMGNSTISLNSGMIASILLATRLQHSEKVAVMLHSSMIVLASFSWVQKYFTEHHKWTYEYIFTASLTIIALIASIEL; via the exons ATGATGGATCGATTTGTATTGTACAAAGACCACAATGAAATACAAACCAATACGTTGCTGTATGAGTTGCTTAAAAACCCCCCAA TATCCAAACTCTCGTTTTCAGACTTTAAAACATTCGTTTTCTACACACTTCCATTCTTACAGACTCTGTCGGAgattgttatttttttgaGAATTTTCTATTCAATCTACCACACTCAAGTTATTCCAGA TGGGTTGCGACTAATATTGccatttataatattatgtttTTCAACACTTTTACTGTTCATTAATCGATCAGGACAAG GACTGAATGAGGTTTGTCGCTTGATGATAGTGGTcataatttcaattgaaattCTGCAGTCAataattggcaatttgATATCGTCTGTGAGTGACGATACAATCTATGCCGTCAGCGtgtttttgataattattaaaatggCAAGCTGCGGCAAAATGGGCAATTCAACTATCTCTTTAAATTCTGGAATGATTGCCTCGATATTATTGGCTACTAGGCTCCAACATTCGGAAAAG GTCGCAGTAATGCTTCATTCGTCAATGAT TGTGCTTGCATCATTTTCCTGGgtgcaaaaatatttcacgGAACATCATAAATGGACGTATGAATACATTTTCACCGCATCTCTTACAATTATCGCACTTATCGCGTCCATTG AATTATAA
- a CDS encoding aminopeptidase (overlaps_old_locusTagID:BBM_III01710) produces the protein MTPTLADITSAKSLAQSFITFLHASPSPYHAVKNLTSLTSTLNHPITHLTLTSEWKLHPGNIYTLCKGGFMATFHIGKDFKPDKCSFNIIASHTDSPCLKLTYNHSSLEKGLYLASVQCYGGGLWNTWVDRGLGFAGRVTVKSANTTSKTTILEERLINVSKPVFYIPNLAIHLRTRDEMSNFSLDLEKHLKPIVSTQLFKSSIDDDCPPLISFIAKELGVKHDDILNFDLFLVDTHPPELGGIYDEFINSGRLDNLTSCYITLKAFIETLNAKNENTTVECLDGCITVVLHYNYEEVGSQAGEGAFSSTTVNFLKRILLNLDCNEQMIMPIFTRSFVTSVDMAHAVHPLFPERHQKEHQPQLQNGIVIKSNPLLRYATDIKSSCIMELLAENAGIPIQHYRVPNTSPCGSTIGPFLSSKLGCDTADIGICQFAMHSIREFCGILDLQYLLHFTKAIITHLPDIHTSYTSA, from the exons ATGACGCCAACCCTTGCTGATATAACCTCAGCTAAATCACTAGCCCAATCATTCATCACATTCCTACACGCCAGTCCCTCTCCTTACCATGCAGTTAAAAATCTAACCAGCTTAACATCCACACTTAATCATCCAATAACCCACTTAACGTTGACTTCAGAATGGAAGCTACACCCTGGcaatatttacacattgTGCAAAGGAGGTTTTATGGCAACCTTCCATATAGGAAAAGATTTTAAACCTGACAAGTGttcatttaatataattgcCAGTCATACAGATTCTCCATGTCTCAAACTGACATACAATCATTCATCCCTGGAGAAGGGTTTGTATCTTGCCAGTGTCCAGTGCTATGGTGGAGGACTATGGAATACATGGGTAGATAGGGGGTTAGGATTTGCAGGCAGAGTCACTGTTAAATCCGCTAATACTACTAGCAAAACGACTATATTGGAAGAGAGGTTAATTAATGTATCAAAACCGGTGTTCTACATACCTAATTTGGCAATTCACCTTAGAACTAGAGATGAAATGTCGAATTTCTCACTAGATTTG GAAAAACACCTTAAACCCATTGTATCAACACAGCTTTTTAAGTCGAGTATTGATGATGATTGTCCACCACTAATATCTTTTATTGCAAA GGAATTGGGAGTTAAGCatgatgatattttgaattttgatCTATTCCTAGTGGACACTCACCCGCCAGAATTAGGCGGTATatatgatgaatttatcaattctGGAAGGTTGGATAATTTGACTTCCTGTTACATCACTCTGAAGG CTTTTATAGAAACATTAAATGCGAAAAATGAAAACACTACAGTTGAGTGTTTGGACGGTTGCATAACAGTGGTgttacattataattatgaaGAAGTAGGCTCTCAAGCAGGCGAAGGTGCTTTCAGTTCTACTACAGTGAACTTTTTGAAGAGGATATTGCTAAATTTGGACTGTAATGAGCAGATGATAATGCCTATATTCACCAGATCATTTGTGACTTCAGTT gATATGGCCCATGCTGTCCACCCTCTCTTTCCCGAAAGGCACCAAAAGGAGCATCAACCACAACTACAAAAT GGCATTGTCATTAAAAGTAACCCCCTACTCCGTTACGCCACggatataaaatcatcCTGTATCATGGAACTATTGGCAGAGAATGCGGGCATACCCATACAACATTATCGCGTCCCCAATACTTCACCTTGTGGCTCAACTATTGGACCTTTTTTATCCAGCAAACTgg gttGTGACACTGCAGATATTGGCATTTGTCAATTTGCTATGCATTCTATTCGTGAGTTTTGCGGAATACTCgatttacaatatttattacattttacCAAGGCTATTATTACACACTTACCCGATATACACACTTCATATACTTCAGCATAA
- a CDS encoding Probable protein tyrosine phosphatase type IVA A (overlaps_old_locusTagID:BBM_III01660) has translation MSTTATATNSYTRNVNVRVNKTMKTNVILNRPTKIQHGNLKIMILDAPSPSTLDHYINKMKEFSVKWLVRTCESTYSDLEVKNHGIKVEELIFNDGEFPPTNVISRWLQIVSETTKDGGAVAVHCVAGLGRAPVLASIALIEYGMQPLDAIQFIRERRKGAINSRQLQQLTIYKRCNLQRKCLGICSIM, from the coding sequence ATGTCAACTACAGCCACTGCCACAAATAGTTACACTAGGAATGTAAATGTGCGTGTAAATAAAACTATGAAGACCAATGTGATATTAAATAGACCTACTAAGATCCAACACGGGAATTTGAAGATTATGATCCTTGACGCACCGTCTCCATCGACTCTAGATCActatatcaataaaatgAAAGAGTTTTCAGTCAAATGGTTGGTTAGAACTTGTGAATCAACCTATTCAGATCTAGAAGTGAAGAATCACGGAATAAAGGTGGAGGAATTGATCTTCAATGATGGCGAGTTTCCTCCAACAAATGTTATTTCGCGATGGCTTCAAATTGTAAGCGAAACAACAAAAGATGGTGGAGCTGTAGCTGTACATTGTGTGGCAGGACTTGGACGCGCACCAGTATTAGCATCTATTGCTTTAATTGAATACGGAATGCAGCCCCTGGATGCTATTCAGTTCATTAGGGAGCGCCGTAAAGGTGCAATTAACAGTAGGCAGTTACAACAGCTTACAATATACAAGAGGTGTAATTTACAGCGGAAGTGTCTTGGCATCTGCAGTATAATGTGA
- a CDS encoding hypothetical protein (overlaps_old_locusTagID:BBM_III01680): protein MDYLPVLGEYQSYSGYTDNLAYAKELDHIVNFRVSKLKAAVVDITRDLYDARNYDLHSFSQEVNVRFNDFVNKMFANYSIITSMGYHFEIILFEYKRGTMKLTKKYIPQGEVYFNDAATRAMVYFTVKRLDKLFTEIMDLVESLNNEWEKLKVYVTRGVSEMDHQSTTVNKTIPV from the coding sequence ATGGATTATTTGCCAGTGCTAGGAGAGTACCAATCATACTCCGGCTACACCGACAATCTTGCTTATGCCAAGGAATTGGATcatattgtaaattttaggGTATCCAAACTAAAAGCTGCAGTTGTTGATATTACTAGAGATCTGTATGATGCGAGAAACTACGATTTACATTCATTTTCTCAAGAAGTAAACGTTAGGTTCAACGACTTCGTTAATAAAATGTTTGCCAACTACTCTATAATCACTTCCATGGGTTACCactttgaaataatattattcgAGTACAAAAGAGGTACTATGAAATTGACCAAGAAGTATATACCTCAGGGAGAGGTGTATTTTAACGATGCAGCCACCAGGGCAATGGTATATTTCACAGTTAAAAGATTGGACAAGTTGTTTACAGAAATCATGGATTTAGTGGAAAGCCTAAACAATGAGTGGGAAAAGCTGAAGGTTTATGTAACTAGGGGTGTATCCGAGATGGACCACCAATCCACCACAGTCAATAAGACGATACCGGTTTAG
- a CDS encoding DEAD-box ATP-dependent RNA helicase 39 (overlaps_old_locusTagID:BBM_III01690), which yields MWAGISASFRTFYLARKAGFKALKPIQQEIFKFLAGERPSKPLYKRDFIASRIYANQLLVEAGFRPFYPTHNSISTSDKISAEYSADPAHITDGLNTNNIIDNATNEKAVKNLGIIGIPGTGKTVGVLIALSEIINGERTNNEIDVKSSRPKIYVGGDKRQESRFKRFMISRATRVSRNNTLLLPHTIILCPSRETCLSIYNQAQNFELQSLIIAGGYGYKRRSSSVGLISNIRGRMSKGFVFLGENADVIIGTPEMIVRLLFDKMQSYEVDLAALRCLVLFEAHILLDGKDLLKINQIFEMFRNYFTQMPRIYITSVTKTSAIVDFSQKNLQPIHWIIDQSKIGHKQSFISLSGQDRLSRLLQQNFIGKLIVFCNTVKSCQFVYNVLSEKGIKTYLLHGEKSYRERTKGLYSFTQIKNGVLVTTDVFARGYKLGKIDGFISFDFPSNIANYLSRLSVLCRSGGWASTFFAKKHTGLIRQIAEISDKDLMEFQNSGPIYPVAASKPKYTATIKTVNRHVTSPSKKLRLKKMYYKNKIMKNVLFLRSRKLLGKKQLMPRMPDQIIENFDSQEIISMQRSKDGFVQIFPKRRSNMYIRRRQTIL from the exons ATGTGGGCTGGAATTAGTGCATCTTTCAGAACGTTTTACCTCGCTAGAAAGGCGGGATTCAAAGCTCTTAAACCTATACAACAAGAGATATTCAAGTTTCTAGCGGGGGAACGACCAAGTAAACCACTTTACAAAAGAGATTTCATAGCTTCCAGAATATATGCAAATCAATTACTAGTAGAAGCAGGGTTTAGACCATTCTATCCAACACATAATAGCATATCAActagtgataaaatttcagCTGAGTATTCCGCGGATCCTGCCCATATTACTGATGgtttaaatacaaataatattattgacAATGCCACCAATGAAAAAGCAGTTAAAA ATTTGGGCATTATTGGCATTCCAGGCACTGGTAAAACAGTAGGAGTTCTCATAGCATTATCTGAGATTATCAATGGAGAAAGGACTAATAATGAAATCGATGTCAAAAGTAGCAGACCTAAAATCTATGTCGGTGGTGACAAACGGCAGGAATCTAGGTTTAAGCGATTCATGATATCCAGGGCAACTCGTGTTAGTAGAAATAATACACTTCTATTACCTCATACAATTATCTTGTGTCCTAGCAGGGAAACATGTTTATCCATCTATAACCAAGCGCAAAATTTCGAATTACAATCTCTCATCATAGCAGGCGGATATGGGTATAAAAGAAGATCTTCTTCAGTTGGCTTAATTAGTAACATTAGGGGTAGGATGAGTAAAGGATTTGTGTTTCTTGGCGAAAATGCCGATGTAATAATAGGAACTCCTGAGATGATTGTACGGTTattgtttgataaaatGCAAAGTTATGAAGTTGATCTTGCTGCATTGAGGTGTTTAGTATTGTTTGAGGCACACATTTTATTGGATGGCAAAGATCTTTTGAAGATTAATCAAATCTTTGAGATGTTCAGAAATTATTTCACACAAATGCCAAGAATATACATAACTAGTGTGACCAAAACATCAGCAATTGTAGATTTTTCACagaaaaatttgcaacCAATCCACTGGATAATTGATCAATCTAAGATTGGCCATAAAcaatcatttatttcattatcagGACAAGATAGATTGTCAAGATTACTGCAGCAGaattttattggaaaaTTGATCGTATTCTGTAATACTGTAAAGTCATGTCAGTTCGTGTACAACGTTTTATCTGAAAAGGGTAttaaaacatatttattacatgGCGAAAAGAGCTATCGCGAGCGTACCAAAGGATTGTACAGTTTcacacaaattaaaaatggagTATTAGTGACTACAGATGTATTTGCAAGGGGGTATAAATTGGGGAAAATTGATGGATTTATCTCATTTGATTTTCCCAGtaatatcgcaaattatttatcgcGTTTGAGCGTCTTGTGTAGGAGTGGAGGATGGGCTAGTACATTTTTCGCAAAAAAGCACACAGGCCTAATCAGGCAAATTGCGGAGATTAGTGATAAAGATTTAATGGAGTTTCAAAATTCCGGGCCCATATATCCAGTGGCAGCCAGTAAACCCAAGTACACCGCTACGATCAAAACAGTGAATAGGCATGTAACTTCTCCATCGAAAAAATTAAGACTCAAGAAGATGTATTATAA GAATAAGATAATGAAAAATGTCCTGTTTTTGAGGAGTAGGAAGCTACTAGGGAAGAAACAATTGATGCCAAG AATGCCGGATCagataattgaaaattttgatagcCAAGAGATTATAAGTATGCAAAGATCCAAGGATGGGTTTGttcaaatatttccaaagAGAAGAtcaaatatgtatattaggAGGCGCCAAACTATATTGTAA
- a CDS encoding BmGPI14, Conserved protein (piroplasmida) (overlaps_old_locusTagID:BBM_III01685) yields MIILFLSLLVKTALGSGIFERNFPNRFACVNDIYKIASKNYTIKPQDLPNVPLNVTRVSYDMETLQNTAIERELSEILLKLRDESKNLEVGLTYPYQYQRFLDALAKDYVYVTSELTQLHLLKTLTYDSSVYRLFASNSYNHFNGKTTEIAKFNLCSAIVYANVANIISDRVDKVYKSINKTKSRVQINLINLPTLKKDGLISKYIDSAGIYSISTIGFGILFYLSF; encoded by the coding sequence ATGATAATCCTGTTTTTATCGCTATTAGTAAAAACTGCCTTGGGTTCTGGGATATTTGAACGAAATTTCCCTAATAGGTTCGCTTGTGTAAAcgatatatataaaatagCCTCAAAGAATTACACCATAAAACCACAAGATCTACCAAATGTACCCCTAAATGTCACGCGAGTAAGCTATGATATGGAAACGCTGCAAAATACAGCAATTGAAAGAGAGTTGAGTGAAATACTACTAAAGCTTAGGGATGAAAGCAAAAACCTAGAGGTTGGACTTACTTATCCATACCAATACCAGCGTTTCCTAGACGCATTGGCTAAAGattatgtatatgttaCGAGTGAATTAACACAGCTGCACTTACTAAAAACACTAACTTACGATTCTAGTGTATACCGTCTCTTTGCTTCCAATAGTTACAACCATTTTAATGGGAAGACAACTGAAATTGCAAAGTTCAACTTATGCAGTGCTATTGTCTATGCAAATGTAGCCAATATCATTTCAGATCGTGTTGATAAAGTCTACAAATCGATCAACAAAACCAAGTCTAGAgtgcaaattaatttgattaatttacCGACACTCAAAAAGGATGGACTAATTTCTAAATACATCGATTCTGCTGGTATCTACTCCATTTCAACAATCGGGTTTGgaatattattttaccTGTCCTTTTGA
- a CDS encoding acylphosphatase (overlaps_old_locusTagID:BBM_III01695), with translation MKWVMFRVHGKVQHVFFRRDTKLLADSLGLFGHVKNESDGSVSGKVGGHDNLVDQFLEVIKTGVNDKAKVHSFETTEITQEYDTPSNIKTFEILK, from the coding sequence ATGAAGTGGGTTATGTTCCGCGTTCATGGCAAGGTTCAACATGTATTTTTTAGGCGAGATACCAAGCTGCTGGCAGATAGTTTGGGACTATTTGGCcatgtaaaaaatgaatcAGATGGATCAGTGTCTGGCAAAGTTGGAGGCCATGATAACTTGGTGGATCAGTTTCTTGAAGTCATAAAAACGGGCGTTAACGACAAGGCTAAGGTGCATAGTTTCGAAACGACAGAAATTACACAGGAATACGATACGCCTAGCAATATTAAAACTTTTGAAATACTAAAATGA
- a CDS encoding snurportin-1 (overlaps_old_locusTagID:BBM_III01700) translates to MYSNERLHERYASTHPFSDSTEVLKSSRNKRIQFLRTLRQSIVGKKREEFIRLMELHTSDKNDQQPHSNLNVTIIPLPTNYFFKLLVIPEFLLGTKNTVVEESQMISDSVFFPRPSGKRLIVQIKNFVVRAFDKGGILRYNFNTDLCKGPTLLDVVVQKNKFYVCDVLFYNGILMASSPADCRLFFIKSRIQESADSIFQCVDYHHTSVADLQRVYELTENSQNVEYDSLVFLARNAEYMGGYNPFWLVWRDNSISKYDEAGTPCRVFLDTKAGNLSTLDGVHIGTMNLAGFKHKRRKIIVKINVSKVDLDNLQILNYSIVTGRNNSMLLSTSGPLPHSLRQILSRFRYDGKSMFYDLLHELENISIIHIDD, encoded by the exons ATGTATTCAAATGAACGTTTACACGAGCGATATGCTTCCACTCACCCTTTCTCCGACTCAACTGAAGTCCTAAAATCTTCTAGGAATAAGCgaatacaatttttacgCACACTACGTCAATCAATAGTTGGTAAGAAGAGGGAGGAATTTATCAGATTAATGGAACTGCATActagtgataaaaatgatcaaCAACCACATAGCAATTTGAATGTTACTATCATACCGTTACCTACAAATTACTTTTTCAAGTTGTTAGTAATACCAGAGTTTCTACTAGGTACCAAAAATACTGTTGTAGAGGAATCACAAATGATTTCAGATTCTGTGTTCTTTCCCAGACCTAGTGGCAAACGCTTGATAGTACAGATCAAGAATTTTGTCGTTAGGGCATTTGATAAGGGAGGAATACtaagatataattttaacacTGATTTATGCAAAGGACCCACACTACTGGATGTTGTGGTACAAAAAAATAAGTTTTACGTCTGCGATGTACTATTTTATAATGGAATTTTAATGGCATCATCTCCCGCCGACTGCAGACTGTTTTTTATAAAGTCCAG AATACAAGAATCCGCTGATTCCATATTTCAATGTGTAGACTATCACCATACTAGCGTGGCAGATTTGCAACGAGTTTACGAACTTACGGAAAACTCACAAAATGTAGAATATGATTCTCTAGTATTTTTAGCGAGAAATGCCGAATACATGGGCGGATATAACCCTTTTTGGCTCGTTTGGCGAGATAATTCTATCAGTAAATATGATGAAGCAGGAACACCTTGCCGTGTATTTCTTGACACTAAGGCGGGAAATCTGTCAACATTAG ATGGCGTACATATAGGCACAATGAATCTGGCTGGCTTTAAACATAAAAGAAGAAAAAtaatagtaaaaattaacgTATCAAAGGTAGACCTTgacaatttacaaatacTCAATTACTCTATAGTCACTGGTCGAAATAATTCGATGCTATTATCTACCTCAGGCCCCTTACCACATTCCCTGCGGCAAATCCTCTCCCGATTCAGATACGATGGCAAGTCGATGTTTTACGATCTTTTGCATGAATTAGAGAATATAAGTATTATTCATATAGACGACTAA